The Enterococcus rotai genome includes a window with the following:
- a CDS encoding YlbF family regulator produces the protein MSNIYDTANQVEREIREMEEFKALEQAYADVKADEEAYKLFKEFQTFQQGLQEKQMRGEEFSEEDAEKAQALATEVQAAEVINQLMQKEQAFSLIVNDLNRIIMTPIRDLYND, from the coding sequence ATGAGCAATATTTATGATACAGCCAATCAAGTAGAACGCGAAATCCGTGAAATGGAAGAATTTAAAGCGTTAGAACAAGCGTATGCAGATGTAAAAGCGGATGAAGAAGCCTACAAATTATTTAAAGAATTCCAAACCTTCCAACAAGGCTTACAAGAAAAACAAATGCGTGGAGAAGAATTTTCAGAAGAAGATGCTGAAAAAGCCCAAGCTTTAGCAACTGAAGTTCAAGCAGCAGAAGTCATCAATCAATTGATGCAAAAAGAACAAGCATTTAGTTTGATCGTGAATGATTTGAACCGTATTATTATGACACCGATTCGTGATTTGTATAACGATTAA